The Roseovarius indicus genome has a segment encoding these proteins:
- a CDS encoding GNAT family N-acetyltransferase yields the protein MTDITTGLYGNDAQRRLQAVSLASLDAARATPGAVFAARMPGTDDPDRLGWDRIAATLRDQGAITFRMIPADACPEIERRLADIGCEITWWDVFDGPRDAILAACDGHLANPRDDLVPVGPQAVADPGFLEEVQAFMAACGVAPYPAQVLSGQTGPATLAVLADPADGSIAATAFSYFPYNRHSPHHATAWAGLVTVREDMRKRGVGLRVNALALKAAVTQLGAGRVQQYARTRNIASCRMIERCGLRLRPGARSGIAQPAGAQSFTR from the coding sequence ATGACGGACATCACCACCGGCCTCTACGGAAACGACGCGCAACGCAGGCTTCAGGCGGTCTCCCTGGCCTCCCTCGATGCGGCCCGCGCCACGCCCGGCGCCGTCTTCGCCGCCCGCATGCCCGGCACCGACGATCCCGACCGGCTCGGCTGGGACCGGATCGCCGCCACCCTGCGCGACCAGGGCGCCATCACCTTCCGCATGATCCCCGCAGACGCCTGCCCCGAAATCGAGCGCCGCCTCGCCGACATCGGCTGCGAGATCACCTGGTGGGACGTGTTCGACGGCCCCCGCGACGCCATCCTGGCCGCCTGCGACGGCCATCTCGCCAACCCCCGCGACGACCTCGTCCCGGTTGGGCCACAGGCCGTCGCCGATCCCGGTTTTCTCGAAGAGGTGCAGGCCTTCATGGCCGCCTGCGGCGTCGCCCCCTACCCCGCACAGGTGCTCTCGGGCCAGACCGGCCCGGCCACCCTCGCGGTCCTGGCCGATCCCGCCGACGGCTCGATCGCCGCCACCGCCTTCAGTTACTTTCCCTACAACCGCCACAGCCCGCACCACGCCACGGCCTGGGCCGGCCTCGTCACCGTCCGCGAGGATATGCGCAAACGCGGCGTCGGCCTCCGCGTCAACGCTCTCGCCCTCAAGGCGGCGGTCACGCAGCTCGGCGCCGGCCGGGTGCAGCAATACGCCCGCACGCGCAACATCGCCTCCTGCCGGATGATCGAACGCTGCGGCCTGCGCCTGCGGCCCGGCGCCAGATCAGGCATCGCCCAGCCCGCCGGCGCCCAAAGCTTCACGCGCTGA
- a CDS encoding GNAT family N-acetyltransferase — protein MDIEHHIDGSKGKVTAKIGIGPLAEMTYSAAGERLIIIDHTEVPDVYRGQGVGLAMVEYAVEMARESDRSILPLCPFAAAQFRRHPEWSDVLNRSASKGEAG, from the coding sequence ATGGACATTGAACATCACATCGACGGCAGCAAGGGCAAGGTCACCGCGAAGATCGGGATCGGGCCTTTGGCCGAGATGACCTATTCGGCAGCCGGCGAGCGGCTGATCATCATCGACCACACCGAGGTGCCGGATGTCTATCGCGGGCAGGGGGTCGGGCTGGCGATGGTGGAATACGCCGTCGAGATGGCGCGGGAGAGCGACAGGTCGATCCTGCCGCTCTGCCCGTTCGCCGCGGCGCAGTTCCGGCGTCATCCGGAATGGAGCGACGTGCTGAACCGCTCGGCCTCGAAGGGAGAGGCGGGATGA
- a CDS encoding DMT family transporter — protein MTGNPIYILVLFFMGAGWGLTMPLAKVATSSGHQPYGLIFWQLVIVVVILAPVARVSGKPVPLRREHYRLFLIVALTGAVLPDVFFYLCASKLPAGILSILMSTAPLFSLPIALALGNDRFSWVRLTGLLFGMIGVILMIGPKTSLPDPAMTIYVFIMLLAPLLYAMEGNIVARWGTFGLDPFRTIVGASAAGAIITLPIAILSGQWINPLQGFGIPEGALALAAVIHGLVYASYVWLVGRAGSVFTSQAAYIVTAFGVVWSMLLLGERYSVFIWVALALMLGGIFLVRPRPSFRLGIPKEPPRLHACDETGS, from the coding sequence GTGACAGGAAACCCGATCTACATCCTGGTGCTGTTCTTCATGGGGGCGGGCTGGGGCCTGACCATGCCGCTGGCCAAGGTCGCCACCAGCTCGGGCCACCAGCCCTATGGGCTGATCTTCTGGCAGCTGGTGATCGTCGTGGTGATCCTCGCCCCGGTCGCGCGGGTGTCGGGCAAGCCCGTGCCACTTCGGCGCGAACACTATCGACTGTTCCTGATAGTGGCGCTGACCGGCGCGGTGCTGCCGGATGTGTTCTTCTACCTCTGCGCCTCGAAACTGCCGGCGGGGATCCTGTCGATCCTGATGTCGACGGCGCCGCTCTTTTCCCTGCCGATCGCGCTGGCGCTTGGCAATGACCGGTTTTCGTGGGTGCGCCTGACGGGCCTGCTGTTCGGCATGATCGGCGTGATCCTGATGATCGGGCCGAAGACGAGCCTGCCCGATCCCGCGATGACGATCTACGTCTTCATCATGCTGCTGGCGCCCCTGCTCTATGCCATGGAAGGCAACATCGTGGCGCGCTGGGGCACCTTCGGGCTCGACCCGTTCCGCACCATCGTCGGCGCCTCGGCCGCGGGGGCGATCATCACCCTGCCCATCGCCATCCTGTCTGGGCAATGGATCAACCCGCTTCAGGGCTTCGGCATCCCCGAGGGTGCCCTGGCGCTGGCCGCGGTCATCCACGGGCTGGTCTACGCCTCCTATGTCTGGCTGGTCGGCCGGGCGGGCTCGGTCTTCACCTCGCAGGCGGCCTATATCGTCACCGCCTTCGGCGTGGTCTGGTCGATGCTGCTGCTGGGCGAGCGTTACTCGGTGTTCATCTGGGTGGCCCTGGCGCTGATGCTGGGCGGCATCTTCCTCGTGCGGCCCCGGCCCTCGTTCCGGCTGGGCATCCCCAAGGAACCGCCCCGCCTGCACGCCTGCGACGAGACCGGCTCGTGA
- a CDS encoding DMT family transporter, with protein MTSDALSRRLSLIGALVVIGAGWGLTTPLSKIAVSEGYRHFGLIFWQLVITGTMLTVVTRLRGRRVPVTWADFRVYLLIAVIGTILPNSASYAAAVELPGGVLAILLSTVPLFAFPVAIALGNDSFGWTRALGLLFGLGCVLLIVGPDASLPDPAMAAFIPLALVAPFFYGLEGNVVARFGANGLDPVQMLAGASITGIPIALMLALATGQWIDPRGPWGAPDAAVMASAIVHGIVYTSYFWLVAQAGPVFAAQVSYLVTGFGVAWSMALLGESYSPYIWTALALMLVGVFLVQPRPRIALAPIAPIGKNGPQQERDSQT; from the coding sequence ATGACGTCAGACGCCCTTTCGCGACGGCTGTCGCTCATCGGGGCGCTCGTCGTCATCGGCGCGGGCTGGGGGCTGACCACGCCCCTGTCGAAAATCGCGGTCAGCGAGGGGTATCGCCATTTCGGCCTGATCTTCTGGCAGCTGGTCATCACCGGCACCATGCTGACCGTCGTCACCCGCCTGCGGGGGCGGCGCGTGCCGGTGACATGGGCCGATTTCCGGGTCTACCTGCTGATCGCGGTGATCGGGACCATCTTGCCGAACTCCGCCTCCTACGCGGCGGCCGTCGAACTGCCCGGCGGCGTGCTGGCCATCCTGCTCTCGACCGTGCCGCTCTTCGCCTTCCCGGTGGCCATCGCGCTCGGCAATGACAGCTTCGGCTGGACCCGGGCGCTCGGGCTGCTCTTCGGGCTGGGCTGCGTGCTGCTGATCGTCGGCCCCGACGCCAGCCTGCCGGACCCGGCGATGGCCGCCTTCATCCCCCTCGCCCTCGTCGCGCCCTTCTTCTACGGGCTCGAAGGCAACGTGGTGGCCCGTTTCGGCGCCAACGGGCTCGACCCGGTGCAGATGCTGGCCGGCGCCTCGATCACCGGCATCCCCATCGCCCTGATGCTCGCGCTGGCCACCGGCCAGTGGATCGACCCGCGCGGGCCGTGGGGCGCACCCGACGCGGCGGTGATGGCCAGCGCCATCGTGCACGGCATCGTCTACACCAGCTACTTCTGGCTGGTGGCGCAGGCCGGCCCGGTCTTTGCAGCCCAGGTCTCCTACCTCGTCACCGGCTTCGGCGTGGCCTGGTCGATGGCCCTGCTCGGAGAGAGCTATTCGCCTTATATCTGGACGGCACTGGCGCTGATGCTGGTCGGCGTCTTCCTCGTACAGCCGCGACCCCGGATCGCACTTGCCCCGATTGCCCCCATCGGGAAAAATGGTCCCCAACAGGAACGGGACAGTCAGACCTGA
- a CDS encoding SLC13 family permease — MTTDQIILFSLFGGVFALLLWGRYRYDIVAFSALLIGVVLGVVPTEEAFSGFGHPATIIVALVLVVSAGLVRSGAVHLITRTMVDSSRNLGSHIALMGGIGGVLSAFMNNVAALALLMPVDIQTARKAKRAAGLSLMPLSFATILGGMATLIGTPPNIIIASIREESLGEPFAMFDFAPVGAVTAAAGLLFVALVGWRLIPQREDTVLEASEIADYIAELTIPEGSDLIGKRLIELEETANKTDVALLGVIRDGKRRYGTAINTLLKEGDALVLEAKPDALDEFRSSLSLAFSDKQREDRLRAEGDGLDIVEVVVPQSSRLVGRTAQNVGLHWRQHSVLMGISRQGRKITSQVRNTTIQAGDILLLLVPKATGNDVTEWLGALPLADRGLSVTQDNKTWLAIGLFGAAVGAASVGLLYLPIALGLVVMAYVLTRIVPLNELYTHIEWPVVVLLGSMIPLGAALEDVGGPELIAGGLVALTEGMPAWVILTVLMIVTMSLSDVLNNTATTIVAAPVGIQMAEGLGVSPDPFLMAVAVAASSAFLTPIGHKNNTLILGPGGYKFSDYWRMGLPLEVLVVAVSIPAILLFWPL; from the coding sequence GTGACAACCGACCAGATCATCCTTTTCTCGCTCTTCGGCGGGGTCTTCGCCCTGCTGCTCTGGGGGCGCTACCGTTATGATATCGTGGCGTTTTCGGCCCTGCTGATCGGCGTGGTCCTGGGCGTCGTCCCCACCGAAGAGGCCTTCTCGGGCTTCGGCCACCCCGCCACGATCATCGTGGCGCTGGTGCTGGTGGTCTCGGCCGGGCTCGTCCGCTCGGGCGCGGTGCACCTCATCACCCGCACCATGGTCGACAGCTCCCGCAACCTCGGCTCCCACATCGCGCTCATGGGCGGCATCGGCGGCGTGCTCTCGGCCTTCATGAACAACGTCGCAGCCCTGGCCCTCCTGATGCCCGTCGACATCCAGACCGCCCGCAAGGCCAAGCGCGCGGCGGGGCTCAGCCTGATGCCGCTCTCCTTCGCCACCATCCTGGGCGGCATGGCCACGCTGATCGGCACGCCCCCCAACATCATCATCGCCTCGATCCGCGAAGAATCCCTCGGCGAACCCTTCGCCATGTTCGACTTCGCCCCCGTGGGCGCGGTCACGGCCGCTGCGGGCCTCCTGTTCGTCGCGCTCGTCGGCTGGCGGCTCATCCCGCAGCGCGAGGATACCGTGCTCGAAGCCTCCGAGATCGCCGATTACATCGCCGAGCTCACCATCCCCGAAGGCTCGGACCTGATCGGAAAGCGCCTGATCGAACTGGAAGAAACCGCCAACAAGACGGACGTCGCCCTGCTCGGCGTGATCCGCGACGGCAAGCGCCGCTACGGCACGGCCATCAACACCCTGCTCAAGGAAGGCGACGCGCTGGTGCTCGAGGCCAAGCCGGACGCGCTTGACGAATTCCGCTCCTCCCTCTCGCTCGCCTTCTCCGACAAGCAGCGCGAAGACCGACTCCGGGCCGAGGGCGACGGGCTCGACATCGTCGAGGTCGTGGTGCCCCAATCCTCCCGCCTCGTCGGCCGAACCGCCCAGAACGTGGGGCTCCACTGGCGCCAACACTCGGTGCTGATGGGCATCTCGCGACAGGGCCGCAAGATCACCAGCCAGGTCCGCAACACCACCATCCAGGCGGGCGACATCCTGCTGCTGCTGGTGCCCAAGGCCACCGGTAACGACGTGACCGAATGGCTGGGCGCCCTGCCGCTGGCCGATCGCGGGCTTTCGGTGACACAGGACAACAAGACTTGGCTCGCCATCGGCCTTTTCGGCGCGGCGGTCGGGGCGGCCTCGGTGGGGCTGCTCTACCTGCCCATCGCGCTGGGGCTGGTGGTGATGGCCTACGTGCTCACCCGCATCGTGCCTTTGAACGAGCTCTACACCCATATTGAATGGCCTGTCGTGGTGCTGCTGGGCTCGATGATCCCCCTCGGCGCGGCGCTGGAAGACGTGGGCGGCCCCGAGCTGATCGCCGGCGGCCTCGTGGCGCTGACCGAAGGCATGCCCGCCTGGGTCATCCTCACCGTGCTGATGATCGTCACGATGAGCCTGTCCGACGTGCTCAACAACACCGCCACCACCATCGTGGCCGCGCCGGTGGGCATCCAGATGGCCGAGGGGCTTGGCGTCTCGCCCGACCCGTTCCTGATGGCCGTGGCGGTCGCCGCCTCCTCGGCCTTCCTCACGCCCATCGGGCACAAGAACAATACGCTCATCCTCGGGCCTGGCGGCTACAAGTTCTCCGACTATTGGCGCATGGGGCTGCCCCTCGAGGTGCTGGTCGTTGCCGTCTCGATCCCGGCGATCCTGCTCTTCTGGCCGCTCTGA
- a CDS encoding class I SAM-dependent methyltransferase → MTGLLPRDDTLYDPAFVAGLFDRCASNYRWWSAISSFGFTYIWRRQCVRLLPRPGPGAVIVDLMAGTGELWPHLLRHAPDLATITALDISHGMHLHAVDRLHSARATRITHIEADALTTDLPEHHADLLTASFGLKTFSPEQQAILARQIARLLKPGGHFALIEASDPHGWALRPLYRAYIDRVLPLIERLFLRGAQDFTMLGPYTRNFRDCTHMAAALRAEGLTVTFHRHFFGCATSVSGHKPA, encoded by the coding sequence ATGACCGGCCTCCTCCCCCGCGACGACACCCTCTACGACCCGGCCTTCGTCGCGGGCCTCTTCGACCGCTGCGCCTCCAACTATCGCTGGTGGAGTGCAATCAGCTCCTTCGGCTTCACCTATATCTGGCGCCGGCAATGCGTGCGGCTCCTGCCCCGACCCGGCCCGGGCGCGGTCATCGTCGACCTGATGGCCGGCACGGGCGAGCTCTGGCCGCACCTCCTGCGCCATGCCCCCGACCTCGCCACCATCACCGCGCTCGACATCTCGCACGGCATGCACCTGCACGCGGTCGACCGCCTGCACAGCGCCCGTGCCACCCGCATCACCCATATCGAGGCCGACGCGCTCACCACCGACCTCCCCGAACACCACGCCGACCTGCTCACCGCCTCCTTCGGCCTGAAAACCTTCTCCCCCGAGCAACAGGCCATCCTCGCCCGCCAGATCGCCCGCCTCCTCAAACCCGGCGGCCATTTCGCCCTGATCGAGGCCTCCGACCCCCACGGCTGGGCCCTGCGCCCGCTCTACCGCGCCTATATCGACCGCGTCCTGCCGCTGATCGAACGCCTCTTCCTGCGCGGCGCGCAGGATTTCACCATGCTCGGCCCCTACACCCGCAATTTCCGCGACTGCACGCACATGGCCGCGGCGCTGCGTGCCGAAGGCCTCACCGTCACGTTCCACCGCCATTTCTTCGGCTGCGCCACCAGCGTCTCGGGCCACAAACCCGCCTGA
- a CDS encoding pirin family protein, whose protein sequence is MSWNPGLEPGCPEAGKLDDIETLIVPRARDIGGFEVRRALPAPKRQMVGPFIFFDQMGPAEFLTGEGIDVRPHPHIGLGTVTYLYDGEFEHRDSLGTHQMIYPGEVNWMVAGEGVTHSERTSAATRRGESRLFGIQTWVALPETEEERAASFEHHGAEALPELEGEGKRLRLIMGRGWGERAPVGTFSDMFYADVVMEPGAMLPLPEDHEDRGVYVTQGAVEVAGESFEAGRMMVFRPGDAITLKAGSQGARLMALGGETLNGPRYIWWNFVASSEEKITAAKAAWAEGDWAHGRFTLPPGDDAEFIPLPG, encoded by the coding sequence ATGAGCTGGAATCCCGGCCTGGAGCCGGGCTGCCCCGAGGCCGGCAAGCTGGACGATATCGAGACGCTGATCGTGCCGCGCGCCCGGGATATCGGCGGGTTCGAGGTGCGCCGGGCGTTGCCCGCGCCCAAGCGGCAGATGGTGGGCCCGTTCATCTTCTTCGACCAGATGGGCCCGGCCGAGTTCCTGACCGGCGAGGGTATCGACGTGCGCCCGCACCCGCATATCGGGCTGGGGACGGTGACCTATCTTTACGACGGCGAGTTCGAGCACCGCGACAGCCTGGGCACGCATCAGATGATCTATCCGGGCGAGGTGAACTGGATGGTGGCGGGCGAGGGCGTGACCCATTCGGAGCGGACGAGTGCGGCGACGAGGCGAGGCGAAAGCCGGCTTTTCGGCATCCAGACCTGGGTGGCCCTGCCCGAGACCGAAGAGGAGCGTGCCGCCAGTTTCGAGCATCACGGGGCGGAGGCGCTGCCGGAGCTCGAGGGCGAGGGCAAGCGGCTGCGGCTGATCATGGGGCGCGGTTGGGGCGAGCGGGCGCCGGTGGGGACGTTTTCGGACATGTTCTATGCCGACGTGGTGATGGAGCCGGGCGCGATGCTGCCGCTGCCGGAGGATCACGAGGATCGGGGCGTCTATGTCACGCAAGGCGCCGTCGAGGTGGCGGGCGAGAGTTTCGAGGCGGGCCGGATGATGGTGTTCCGCCCCGGCGACGCGATCACGCTGAAGGCCGGTTCGCAGGGCGCGCGGCTGATGGCGCTGGGCGGCGAGACTCTGAACGGGCCGCGCTATATCTGGTGGAATTTCGTGGCCTCGAGCGAGGAGAAGATCACGGCGGCGAAGGCGGCCTGGGCCGAGGGCGACTGGGCCCATGGGCGGTTCACGCTGCCGCCCGGGGATGACGCGGAGTTCATTCCGCTGCCCGGCTAG
- a CDS encoding LysE/ArgO family amino acid transporter, producing the protein MQAYIAGFALGFSLILAIGAQNAFVLRQGLRNAHVFAVCLTCALSDAVLIAAGVAGFGALAKAVPGLEGVMRFGGAAFLLWYGARTLWAAWKGGEVLEAGEGKAGLRAALLTCLALTWLNPHVYLDTVVLLGSVSAQYADKLGFGAGAVSASFVFFFGLGYGARVLAPVFRRPGSWRVLDLIVGLTMWAIAGKLIWM; encoded by the coding sequence ATGCAGGCATATATCGCGGGGTTCGCGCTGGGGTTTTCGCTGATCCTGGCGATCGGGGCGCAGAATGCGTTTGTCCTGCGGCAGGGACTCAGGAACGCGCATGTCTTCGCGGTTTGCCTGACCTGTGCGCTGTCGGATGCGGTGCTGATCGCGGCGGGCGTGGCCGGGTTCGGGGCGCTGGCCAAGGCGGTGCCGGGGCTGGAGGGCGTGATGCGGTTCGGGGGCGCGGCGTTCCTGCTGTGGTACGGGGCGAGGACGTTATGGGCCGCGTGGAAGGGTGGCGAGGTGCTGGAGGCGGGCGAGGGCAAGGCCGGGTTGCGGGCGGCGCTGTTGACCTGCCTGGCGCTGACCTGGCTCAACCCGCATGTGTATTTGGATACGGTGGTGCTGTTGGGGTCCGTGAGTGCGCAATACGCGGACAAGCTGGGGTTCGGCGCGGGGGCGGTGAGTGCCAGTTTCGTCTTCTTCTTCGGGCTGGGCTATGGCGCGCGGGTGCTTGCGCCGGTGTTCCGGCGGCCGGGAAGCTGGCGGGTGCTGGACCTGATCGTCGGGCTGACCATGTGGGCGATTGCCGGCAAGCTGATCTGGATGTGA
- a CDS encoding YebC/PmpR family DNA-binding transcriptional regulator, which yields MAGHSKWANIQHRKGRQDAVRAKLFSKLSKEITVAAKMGDPDPEKNPRLRLVVKQAKSQSMPNDNIDRAIKKAIGGEGEDYEEVRYEGYGPNGVAVIVEAMTDNRNRTASNVRSTFTKNGGNLGETGSVGFMFERKGEVVYPADVGDADTVMMAAIEAGAEDVESSEDGHTIWCADTDLNDVSNALEAELGESESTKLVWKPTTTTEMDFEGMEKLMKLIDALEDDDDVQRVTTNFEASDEVMAQLAAE from the coding sequence ATGGCCGGCCATTCCAAATGGGCAAACATCCAGCATCGCAAGGGGCGGCAGGACGCCGTGCGGGCCAAGCTTTTCTCGAAGCTTTCCAAGGAGATCACCGTGGCCGCCAAGATGGGCGACCCGGATCCCGAGAAGAACCCGCGGCTGAGGCTGGTGGTGAAGCAGGCGAAATCGCAGTCGATGCCGAATGACAATATCGACCGGGCGATCAAGAAGGCGATCGGCGGTGAGGGCGAGGATTACGAGGAAGTGCGCTATGAGGGCTATGGCCCCAACGGCGTGGCGGTGATCGTCGAGGCGATGACGGACAACCGGAACCGGACTGCCAGCAACGTGCGCTCGACCTTCACCAAGAATGGCGGCAACCTTGGGGAGACCGGGTCGGTCGGGTTCATGTTCGAGCGCAAGGGCGAGGTGGTCTATCCGGCGGATGTGGGCGATGCCGATACGGTGATGATGGCCGCGATCGAGGCCGGGGCAGAGGATGTGGAGAGTAGTGAGGATGGCCACACGATCTGGTGTGCCGACACCGATCTGAACGACGTGTCCAACGCGCTGGAGGCCGAGCTGGGCGAGAGTGAATCGACCAAGCTGGTCTGGAAGCCGACCACCACGACCGAGATGGATTTCGAGGGGATGGAGAAGCTGATGAAGCTGATCGACGCGCTGGAGGACGATGACGACGTGCAGCGCGTGACCACGAATTTCGAGGCGTCCGACGAGGTGATGGCGCAGCTTGCGGCGGAGTAA
- a CDS encoding TIGR00282 family metallophosphoesterase, with protein MRLLYLGDVMGRAGRRAVTENLPRLKADWRVDFTVVNGENATGGMGLSGEHAKLLLEAGADCLTLGDHAFDQKDMLQFIEKEPRIVRPINFAKEAPGRGHRVFTDGRGRKVLVAQVLGQVFMKRAFDDPFSAIEPALKAHVLGGGVQAALVDMHCEATSEKMAMGHFCDGRASVVVGSHTHIPTADAQILPGGTAFQADAGMCGDYLSIIGMDKTEPMRRFITGMGKTRFTPAMGEATLCGLFIETDDRTGKAQSVTMIREGGRLQQAAP; from the coding sequence ATGAGACTCCTGTATCTGGGCGATGTAATGGGCCGCGCCGGGCGGCGGGCCGTGACCGAGAACCTGCCGCGCCTCAAGGCCGACTGGCGGGTCGATTTCACCGTAGTGAATGGCGAGAACGCCACCGGCGGCATGGGCCTGTCGGGCGAGCACGCCAAGCTGCTGCTCGAGGCGGGCGCCGATTGCCTGACGCTGGGCGACCATGCCTTCGACCAGAAGGACATGCTGCAATTCATCGAGAAAGAGCCGCGCATCGTGCGCCCGATCAACTTCGCCAAGGAGGCCCCGGGCCGCGGTCACCGCGTCTTTACCGACGGGCGCGGGCGCAAGGTTCTCGTGGCCCAGGTGCTGGGGCAGGTCTTCATGAAACGCGCCTTCGACGACCCGTTCAGCGCCATCGAGCCGGCGCTCAAGGCGCATGTCCTCGGCGGCGGCGTGCAGGCCGCGCTCGTCGACATGCATTGCGAGGCCACCTCCGAGAAGATGGCCATGGGCCATTTCTGCGACGGCCGCGCCAGCGTGGTCGTGGGCAGCCACACCCACATTCCCACGGCCGACGCCCAGATCCTGCCCGGCGGCACCGCCTTCCAGGCCGATGCCGGCATGTGCGGCGACTATCTCAGCATCATCGGCATGGACAAGACCGAGCCGATGCGCCGCTTCATCACCGGCATGGGCAAGACCCGCTTCACCCCCGCCATGGGCGAGGCCACGCTCTGCGGGCTCTTCATCGAAACCGACGACCGGACCGGCAAAGCGCAATCGGTGACCATGATCCGCGAAGGCGGGCGGCTGCAGCAGGCCGCCCCGTGA
- a CDS encoding LysR family transcriptional regulator ArgP, with product MQFDPAQLAALSAVLRHGGFEAAAVDLGLTQSAVSQRIKALETRAGAQLVTRAKPCTGTELGRRLAAHADQIALLESQLAGDLSARAPAPQTRIRLALPADSLATWFLDALSDLPDHLFELSIDDQDHSADWLRRGEVLGAVTAQPDPAPGCDAIPLGALPYVATASPAFLARHFPSGVTAEALAHAPMLRFNPKDRLQHLWIEKVTGTRLSPPTHGLPSSEGFVQACRLGIGWGVNPLALVADDLATGRLAALVDATRIETPLYWQTPRLMAPALAALTRAVRRAARTHLATLD from the coding sequence ATGCAATTCGACCCCGCCCAGCTCGCCGCCCTCTCCGCCGTCCTGCGCCACGGCGGCTTCGAAGCGGCGGCCGTCGACCTCGGCCTCACCCAGTCCGCCGTCTCGCAACGCATCAAGGCGCTCGAAACCCGCGCCGGGGCCCAGCTCGTGACGCGGGCCAAACCCTGCACCGGCACCGAACTCGGCCGCCGCCTCGCCGCCCATGCCGACCAGATCGCCCTGCTCGAATCGCAGCTCGCGGGCGACCTCTCAGCCCGCGCGCCCGCGCCCCAAACCCGCATCCGCCTGGCGCTGCCCGCCGACAGCCTCGCCACCTGGTTCCTCGACGCGCTGAGCGACCTGCCCGACCACCTCTTCGAGCTCTCCATCGACGACCAGGACCATTCCGCCGACTGGCTCCGCCGCGGCGAAGTTCTGGGCGCCGTCACCGCCCAGCCCGACCCGGCGCCGGGCTGCGACGCCATCCCCTTGGGCGCGCTGCCTTACGTCGCCACCGCCAGCCCCGCCTTCCTCGCCCGCCACTTCCCCTCGGGCGTCACGGCCGAGGCGCTGGCCCACGCCCCCATGCTCCGCTTCAACCCCAAGGACCGCCTGCAACATCTCTGGATCGAAAAGGTGACCGGCACCCGCCTCTCCCCGCCAACCCACGGCCTGCCCTCGTCGGAAGGCTTCGTGCAGGCCTGCCGCCTCGGCATCGGCTGGGGCGTGAACCCGCTGGCTCTCGTCGCGGACGACCTCGCCACGGGCCGCCTCGCGGCGCTGGTCGACGCCACCCGCATCGAAACGCCCCTCTACTGGCAGACCCCGCGCCTGATGGCCCCCGCGCTGGCCGCCCTGACGAGGGCGGTCAGGCGCGCGGCCCGGACCCATCTGGCAACTCTGGACTAA